A genomic window from Lotus japonicus ecotype B-129 chromosome 1, LjGifu_v1.2 includes:
- the LOC130730615 gene encoding uncharacterized protein LOC130730615, whose product MKEFPSCFGENGVQVVDSSSSSTTRGAQNVVTCIYQCKLQGRSCLITVSWTKYLMGQGLSVGIDELGNHCLCKVDIKPWLFQRRKGSKNLGVEYGKIDILWDLSSAKFGSGPEPLEGFYVAVLFNKEMVLLLGDLKKEACKKIEHHRVNAHFDHAIFLAKREHIFGKKFYSAKAQFCDKGQVHDVRIECDTLNDPCLVIRIDSRTVMQVKQLNWKFRGNHTILVDGIPVEVFWDIHNWLFGNTIGNAVFMFQTCISTEKGQSASDPSVLKWAYSHEFRDSQLQGLGFSLILYAWKNE is encoded by the coding sequence ATGAAGGAGTTTCCATCTTGTTTTGGAGAAAATGGTGTTCAGGTTGtggattcatcttcttcaagtaCCACAAGAGGAGCTCAAAATGTGGTTACTTGTATCTATCAGTGTAAATTACAAGGTCGTTCATGCTTGATCACAGTCTCTTGGACCAAATATCTGATGGGTCAAGGGTTAAGTGTGGGAATAGATGAGTTGGGAAATCATTGCCTCTGCAAGGTTGACATAAAGCCATGGTTGTtccaaagaagaaaagggtCTAAGAATTTGGGAGTTGAATATGGTAAAATTGATATACTTTGGGATTTGAGTTCTGCTAAATTTGGTTCTGGGCCAGAACCATTGGAGGGATTTTATGTAGCAGTTTTGTTCAACAAAGAGATGGTGTTACTCCTAGGTGATCTGAAAAAGGAGGCATGCAAGAAGATTGAGCATCACAGGGTTAATGCTCACTTTGATCATGCTATTTTTCTTGCAAAGAGAGAACACATTTTTGGTAAGAAATTTTACAGTGCAAAGGCTCAATTTTGTGACAAGGGTCAAGTGCATGATGTGAGAATTGAGTGTGACACTCTTAATGATCCTTGTCTTGTGATTCGAATTGATAGCAGGACAGTGATGCAGGTGAAGCAACTCAATTGGAAGTTCAGGGGGAATCACACCATTTTGGTGGATGGAATTCCAGTGGAAGTGTTTTGGGATATTCATAATTGGCTCTTTGGAAATACTATAGGAAATGCAGTTTTCATGTTCCAAACCTGCATTTCAACTGAGAAGGGCCAATCTGCTTCTGATCCTTCTGTTCTGAAATGGGCTTATTCTCATGAGTTCAGGGATTCCCAGTTGCAAGGTCTTGGATTCTCTCTCATTTTGTATGCTTGGAAAAATGAATAG
- the LOC130730616 gene encoding uncharacterized protein LOC130730616: protein MTTVSLLASPFLLLHRPRTLTTHQTHFSNPTLLSSSSSSSSSFNSSVKPHNKTIVFGFNNPTDSEDPLFFEEKNVVEDMEGYLNQLSLEYDSVWDTKPSWCQPWTITLTGVLIIGISWLVLQSVIVTSFISLLIGAWWYIFLYSYPKGYSEMIAERRKRVTNGFEDTFGQSKQQ from the exons ATGACGACAGTGTCACTGTTGGCGTCGCCATTTCTTCTCCTCCATCGACCTCGTACTCTAACAACTCATCAAACCCATTTCTCCAATCCCACGttgttgtcttcttcttcttcttcttcttcttccttcaattCCTCCGTAAAACCCCACAACAAAACCATAGTCTTTGGTTTCAACAACCCCACCGACTCAGAAGACCCTTTGTTCTTCGAAGAAAAAAATGTGGTCGAAGATATGGAGGGTTACCTCAATCAACTCTCCCTCGAGTATGACTCTGTCTGGGACACTAAACCTTCTTG GTGTCAGCCATGGACAATTACACTGACAGGGGTATTAATTATTGGCATTAGCTGGTTAGTTTTGCAATCAGTGATTGTCACTTCATTCATATCACTACTAATAGGAGCATGGTGGTACATCTTCTTGTATTCTTACCCTAAG GGATACTCAGAGATGATTGCTGAGCGCAGAAAAAGAGTTACAAATGGTTTTGAAGACACATTTGGCCAAAGCAAGCAGCAGTGA
- the LOC130730613 gene encoding cell division control protein 48 homolog B — protein MESSMSSSNSNNQWRAEEAIGGNTEALEALRELIIFPQRFSHEARKLGLKWPRGLLLYGPPGTGKTSLVRAVVQECGAHLTIISPHSVHRAHAGESERILREAFSEASSHVALGKPSVIFIDEIDSLCPRRDSKREQDVRVASQLFTLMDSNKPSSSTPGVVVVASTNRVDSIDPSLRRFGRFDAEIEVTVPNEEERCQILKLYTKKIPLDRGIDLTPIAASCNGYVGADLEALCREATMFAVKRSSNTNENASDFCLTMEDWVNARSVVGPSITRSVTKEIPKVTWEDIGGLKELKKKLQQAVEWPIKHSAAFSRLGITTVRGILLHGPPGCCKTTLAKAAAHAAQSSFFSLSGAELYSMYVGEGEALLRKTFQRARLAAPSIIFFDEADVIAGKRGDSSSGSATVGERLLSTLLTEMDGLEEAKGILVLAATNRPYAIDAALMRPGRFDLVLYVPPPDLEARYEILRVHTSRMNIESDVDLRRLAEHTELFTGAELEGLCREAGIVALREDISAYAVRDHHFQIAKSSLKPALTPADIDSYSSFMKNPSRAFSVHSEPGLKLENKKNKLGHLSLVKIGLVSCVLLAAAKYYAIHGGQSIRNVAT, from the exons ATGGAAAGCAGCATgagcagcagcaacagcaacaaccaGTGGAGAGCTGAGGAAGCAATTGGTGGCAACACTGAAGCTCTTGAAGCCCTCAGAGAACTCATCATATTCCCTCAACGATTCTCTCATGAAGCACGAAAGCTTGGCCTTAAA TGGCCGAGAGGGTTGCTGCTTTACGGTCCACCAGGCACCGgaaag ACAAGTTTAGTACGAGCAGTTGTTCAGGAATGCGGGGCACATTTGACAATTATCag TCCACACTCTGTTCATAGAGCACATGCCGGTGAAAGTGAGAGAATTCTCCGTGAAGCTTTTTCAGAGGCATCATCTCATGTAGCCTTGGGCAAGCCATCAGTTATATTTATAGATGAAATTGATTCACTCTGTCCTCGTCGGGATTCCAA AAGGGAGCAAGATGTCCGAGTTGCCTCTCAACTCTTTACGCTGATGGACTCAAATAAACCATCCTCTTCTACACCAGGTGTAGTTGTGGTTGCATCTACTAACAG AGTGGATTCCATTGACCCTTCCCTAAGAAGGTTTGGACGTTTTGATGCTGAAATTGAAGTTACAGTTCCAAATGAAGAGGAGCGCTGTCAAATTTTGAAG TTGTATACAAAGAAGATTCCCTTAGATAGGGGTATTGACTTAACACCCATTGCCGCATCATGCAATGGATATGTTGGAGCTGATTTGGAGGCACTGTGTCGTGAAGCTACTATGTTTGCGGTTAAAAGGTCCTCAAATACAAATGAAAATGCTAGTGATTTCTGTTTAACGATGGAGGATTGGGTGAACGCAAGGTCCGTGGTTGGTCCAAGTATAACAAGAAGTGTAACTAAGGAAATTCCCAAAGTGACTTGGGAAGACATTGGGGGCCTGAAAGAATTGAAG AAAAAGCTCCAGCAAGCTGTTGAATGGCCTATTAAGCATTCTGCTGCATTTTCAAGATTGGGGATAACTACTGTACGTGGAATTCTTCTACATGGGCCTCCAGGATGTTGCAAAACTACACTTGCCAAAGCTGCTGCACATGCTGCCCAATCTTCATTCTTTTCCTTGAG TGGTGCAGAATTATACTCAATGTATGTTGGAGAGGGGGAAGCATTGCTTCGTAAAACATTTCAGAGAGCACGTCTTGCAGCACCAAGTATAATCTTTTTTGATGAGGCGGATGTGATAGCTGGCAAACG GGGTGATAGCTCAAGCGGTAGTGCTACTGTTGGAGAGAGACTTTTATCCACTCTGCTGACTGAGATGGATGGCTTAGAAGAAGCTAAA ggaaTCCTTGTTTTGGCAGCTACAAATCGCCCTTATGCAATTGATGCTGCACTTATGCGTCCTGGACGATTTGATCTG GTTCTATATGTGCCACCACCTGATTTGGAGGCTCGATATGAGATACTTCGTGTGCATACAAGTAGGATGAATATAGAGAGTGATGTTGATCTTAGAAGACTAGCAGAACATACTGAGCTCTTCACAGGTGCTGAACTGGAGGGGTTATGCAGGGAAGCTGGAATAGTAGCCCTAAGGGAAGACATATCCGCTTATGCTGTTCGTGACCATCATTTCCAGATTGCAAAGAGTTCCTTGAAACCAGCATTAACACCAGCAGACATTGATTCATACTCATCTTTTATGAAGAACCCATCTCGTGCTTTCTCTGTGCACTCTGAACCTGGTTTGAAACTGGAAAACAAAAAGAACAAGTTGGGTCATTTGTCTTTGGTTAAGATTGGTCTAGTCAGCTGTGTGTTACTTGCTGCTGCCAAATACTATGCCATTCATGGAGGCCAATCTATACGTAATGTAGCCACTTGA